A stretch of Pseudomonas sp. 7SR1 DNA encodes these proteins:
- the accD gene encoding acetyl-CoA carboxylase, carboxyltransferase subunit beta — MSNWLVDKLIPSIMRSEVKKSSVPEGLWHKCPSCEAVLYRPELEKTLDVCPKCNHHMRIGARARIDIFLDAEGRVELGADLEPVDRLKFRDGKKYKDRLTAAQKQTGEKDALVSMSGTLLGMPVVVSAFEFSFMGGSMGAIVGERFVRAANHALENRCPMVCFSASGGARMQEALISLMQMAKTSAVLARLREEGIPFISVLTDPVYGGVSASLAMLGDVIVGEPKALIGFAGPRVIEQTVREKLPEGFQRSEFLLEHGAIDMIIHRQELRPRLGNLLAQLMGLPTPKYVATPIEPMVVPPAPAGL; from the coding sequence ATGAGCAACTGGTTGGTAGACAAACTGATCCCTTCGATCATGCGTTCCGAGGTGAAGAAAAGCTCGGTGCCTGAAGGTCTGTGGCACAAATGTCCATCCTGCGAGGCGGTGCTGTACCGCCCCGAGCTGGAAAAGACCCTGGACGTTTGCCCCAAGTGCAACCACCACATGCGCATCGGCGCACGTGCCCGTATCGATATTTTCCTGGATGCCGAAGGCCGTGTTGAGCTGGGCGCCGACCTGGAGCCCGTGGACCGCCTGAAATTCCGCGACGGCAAGAAATACAAGGATCGCCTGACCGCTGCCCAGAAGCAGACCGGCGAAAAGGATGCCCTGGTGTCCATGAGCGGTACCCTGCTGGGCATGCCGGTGGTGGTCTCGGCCTTCGAGTTCTCCTTCATGGGCGGTTCCATGGGCGCCATCGTCGGCGAGCGCTTTGTCCGCGCCGCCAACCATGCCCTGGAAAACCGTTGCCCGATGGTCTGCTTCTCCGCTTCTGGCGGCGCGCGGATGCAGGAAGCGCTGATTTCCCTGATGCAGATGGCCAAGACCTCCGCGGTGCTGGCGCGTCTGCGCGAAGAAGGCATTCCCTTCATCTCGGTGCTGACCGACCCGGTCTACGGCGGCGTTTCCGCCAGCCTGGCGATGCTGGGCGACGTAATCGTCGGCGAGCCGAAGGCCCTGATCGGCTTTGCCGGCCCGCGCGTCATCGAGCAGACCGTGCGTGAAAAACTGCCGGAAGGCTTCCAGCGCAGCGAGTTCCTGCTGGAGCACGGCGCCATCGACATGATCATCCATCGCCAGGAGCTGCGTCCGCGCCTGGGTAACCTGCTGGCGCAACTGATGGGCCTGCCGACGCCTAAGTATGTCGCCACGCCCATCGAGCCGATGGTCGTTCCACCGGCGCCTGCGGGCCTATGA
- the truA gene encoding tRNA pseudouridine(38-40) synthase TruA, which translates to MAADGFFRIALGVEYKGSRYRGWQRQASGVPTVQEILENALSKVADSPVALHCAGRTDAGVHACGQVVHFDTQAERSMKAWVMGANINLPHDISVSWAKVMPAHFHARFKAIARRYRYVIYNDQIRPAHLNEEITWNHRPLDVERMAEAAQYLVGVHDFSAFRAGQCQAKSPIKQLHHLRVTRHGKMIVLDIRASAFLHHMVRNIAGVLMTIGAGERPVEWIKEVLDSRIRRSGGVTAHPFGLYLVQVEYHREFELPERYIGPHFLTGFSELDG; encoded by the coding sequence ATGGCGGCCGACGGCTTTTTCCGGATCGCCCTGGGCGTTGAATACAAAGGTTCGCGCTACCGTGGCTGGCAGCGCCAGGCCTCCGGCGTGCCGACGGTCCAGGAAATCCTGGAAAACGCGCTTTCCAAGGTCGCCGATTCGCCTGTGGCGCTGCATTGCGCCGGTCGAACCGACGCCGGTGTGCACGCCTGTGGCCAGGTGGTGCATTTCGACACCCAGGCCGAGCGATCGATGAAAGCGTGGGTCATGGGCGCCAATATCAACCTGCCGCACGATATCAGCGTCAGTTGGGCCAAGGTGATGCCGGCGCACTTCCATGCGCGCTTCAAGGCCATCGCCCGGCGTTATCGCTACGTGATCTACAACGACCAGATCCGCCCGGCGCACCTGAACGAAGAAATCACCTGGAACCATCGTCCACTGGATGTCGAGCGCATGGCCGAGGCTGCGCAATACCTGGTGGGCGTTCACGATTTCAGCGCCTTCCGCGCCGGCCAGTGCCAGGCCAAATCGCCGATCAAGCAATTGCATCACCTGCGTGTGACCCGTCACGGCAAGATGATCGTACTCGACATCCGCGCCAGTGCGTTCCTGCACCACATGGTGCGCAACATCGCCGGCGTGCTGATGACCATCGGTGCCGGTGAGCGGCCGGTGGAGTGGATCAAGGAAGTGCTGGACAGCCGCATCCGCCGTTCCGGTGGGGTGACGGCGCATCCGTTCGGGCTGTATCTGGTGCAGGTCGAATATCACAGAGAGTTCGAGTTGCCGGAGCGTTACATCGGGCCGCATTTCCTCACGGGCTTCTCGGAACTCGACGGCTGA
- the folC gene encoding bifunctional tetrahydrofolate synthase/dihydrofolate synthase — protein sequence MIQRTLGDWLAYLEQLHPSAIDMGLERSQAVMSRMGLGKPAPRVITVTGTNGKGSTCAFMASLLRAQGLSVGVYSSPHLLRYNERVQINGVEAGDAELCEAFVAVEAGRGEISLTYFEMGTLAAFWLFARAGLDAVVLEVGLGGRLDAVNLVDPDVALVTSIGVDHADYLGDTRESVAFEKAGIFRQGAPALCGDLDPPQPLLDKARELGCPFFVRGRDFDLATTEQHWQWRGSDAQGNPVELHDLPLLELPMENAALALQAYRLLGLPWDAGQIVKALQATRVVGRLDRRTFDWQGKRLSLLLDVGHNPHAAHYLAERLAHRPVAGRRLAVFGLLSDKDLDGVVEALSASVQHWAVAPLDSPRSRPAAQLQAALQARGASVDAYASVVAALEGQCALATADDEILVFGSFFCVAEALQWLSRRSTEEAADGIAG from the coding sequence ATGATCCAACGTACCCTGGGCGATTGGCTGGCCTATCTCGAGCAGCTGCACCCGTCGGCTATCGACATGGGGCTGGAGCGCTCGCAGGCCGTCATGTCCCGCATGGGGCTGGGCAAGCCGGCCCCCAGGGTCATCACTGTCACCGGTACCAACGGCAAGGGGTCGACCTGCGCCTTCATGGCCTCGCTGTTGCGGGCCCAGGGGCTGAGTGTCGGTGTGTACAGCTCGCCGCACCTGCTGCGTTACAACGAGCGGGTGCAGATCAACGGCGTCGAGGCTGGCGACGCCGAGCTGTGCGAGGCCTTCGTCGCGGTGGAAGCCGGGCGAGGCGAGATATCCCTGACCTATTTCGAGATGGGCACTCTTGCGGCGTTCTGGTTGTTCGCCCGTGCCGGTCTCGATGCCGTTGTGCTGGAAGTGGGCCTGGGAGGTCGCCTGGACGCCGTCAACCTGGTGGATCCAGACGTCGCGCTGGTGACCAGTATCGGCGTGGACCATGCCGATTACCTGGGCGACACCCGCGAATCCGTGGCTTTCGAAAAGGCCGGCATCTTCCGCCAGGGCGCGCCTGCGCTCTGCGGCGACCTCGATCCACCACAGCCATTGCTGGACAAGGCTCGGGAACTGGGCTGTCCGTTTTTTGTGCGTGGGCGCGATTTCGATCTGGCCACGACCGAGCAGCATTGGCAATGGCGTGGCAGCGATGCCCAGGGTAATCCGGTGGAGTTGCATGACCTGCCGCTGCTGGAGCTGCCAATGGAGAATGCCGCGCTGGCGCTCCAGGCCTACCGGTTGCTGGGGCTGCCCTGGGATGCCGGCCAGATCGTCAAGGCCTTGCAGGCGACCCGTGTCGTCGGCCGGCTCGATCGCCGCACGTTCGATTGGCAGGGCAAGCGCCTGAGCCTGCTGCTGGATGTCGGCCACAACCCCCATGCGGCGCACTACCTGGCCGAGCGCCTGGCTCATCGGCCTGTGGCGGGGCGGCGACTGGCGGTATTCGGGTTGTTGTCCGACAAGGATCTGGATGGCGTGGTCGAGGCGTTGAGTGCTAGTGTCCAGCATTGGGCAGTCGCGCCGCTGGACTCGCCGCGTTCGCGTCCGGCGGCACAATTGCAGGCGGCCTTGCAGGCGCGTGGCGCTTCGGTGGATGCTTATGCAAGCGTGGTCGCCGCGCTGGAAGGGCAGTGCGCCCTGGCGACCGCCGACGACGAAATCCTGGTGTTCGGATCATTTTTTTGTGTCGCCGAGGCCCTTCAATGGCTGAGCCGGCGCTCCACGGAGGAAGCTGCAGATGGCATTGCTGGATAA
- a CDS encoding aspartate-semialdehyde dehydrogenase — protein MSQSFDIAVIGATGTVGETLVQILEERDFPVGNLHLLASSESAGSSVMFRGKNVRVREVDEFDFSKVQLAFFAAGPAVTLSFAPRATAAGCALIDLSGALPAEQAPQIVPEANAHVLAGLGKPLQVASPSASATALAVALAPLRECLDLQRVSLTASLAVSTQGRVAVTELARQTAELLNARPLEPTFFDRQMAFNLLAQVGTPDEQGHTPLEKRLVHELRQVLNQHLLKISVTCIQAPVFFGDSFSVTLQSTAPVDLAKVNAALEAAPGIELVEAGDYPTPVGDAVGQDVVYVGRVRRGIDDPTELNLWLTTDNVRKGAALNAVQVAELLIKDLL, from the coding sequence ATGAGCCAGTCCTTTGATATTGCCGTGATCGGCGCCACCGGTACTGTCGGCGAAACCCTCGTCCAGATTCTTGAAGAGCGGGATTTTCCCGTCGGCAACCTGCACCTGCTGGCCAGCAGCGAGTCGGCGGGAAGCTCGGTGATGTTCCGCGGTAAAAACGTGCGGGTGCGTGAGGTCGATGAGTTCGATTTCAGCAAGGTCCAGCTGGCCTTTTTTGCCGCGGGCCCGGCCGTGACCCTGAGCTTCGCCCCGCGGGCCACGGCTGCCGGGTGTGCATTGATCGACCTGTCTGGCGCCTTGCCTGCGGAACAGGCACCGCAGATCGTGCCAGAGGCCAACGCCCATGTCCTGGCCGGGCTGGGCAAGCCGTTGCAGGTCGCCAGCCCCAGCGCTTCGGCTACGGCGCTGGCGGTAGCGCTGGCCCCCTTGCGTGAATGCCTGGACCTGCAGCGCGTCAGCCTGACCGCCAGCCTCGCTGTATCCACCCAGGGACGCGTCGCCGTCACCGAGCTGGCGCGCCAGACCGCCGAGCTGCTCAACGCCCGCCCGCTGGAGCCCACGTTCTTCGATCGGCAGATGGCATTCAACCTGCTGGCCCAGGTCGGCACGCCGGACGAGCAGGGCCATACACCGCTGGAAAAACGCCTGGTGCATGAGCTGCGGCAGGTGCTGAATCAACATTTATTAAAGATTTCCGTTACTTGCATTCAAGCCCCGGTGTTTTTCGGCGATAGCTTTAGCGTGACCTTGCAGTCCACAGCGCCTGTCGACCTGGCGAAGGTCAACGCGGCCCTGGAAGCGGCGCCCGGCATCGAGCTGGTGGAGGCGGGCGATTATCCGACGCCTGTGGGTGACGCCGTGGGCCAGGATGTGGTTTATGTGGGGCGCGTGCGCCGCGGTATCGACGATCCGACGGAGCTCAATCTGTGGCTGACCACGGATAACGTGCGCAAGGGCGCGGCGCTCAACGCGGTGCAGGTGGCGGAGTTGTTGATAAAAGACCTGCTGTAA
- a CDS encoding SPOR domain-containing protein, translated as MALLDKAYKQRMVGALVLVALAVIFLPMLFSRQDEQRQVTVDAPAAPQAPAMPPVQVEPVTVPEPQALPQEPVPSDEELAAQPAPAMPITPAPAAPAAPTAAPTTSSKPSVAAAPAPAAPAAKPAPSQPITAAPTKPDTTQSRVDANGLSVSWSVQLASLSSRESAENLQKSLRSQGYNAYIRSADGKNRVFVGPLIERAEADRLRDLLGRQQNLKGFVVRFQPERG; from the coding sequence ATGGCATTGCTGGATAAGGCATACAAGCAGCGCATGGTAGGGGCCCTGGTATTGGTGGCCCTGGCGGTGATTTTCCTGCCGATGCTGTTTTCCCGTCAGGACGAGCAGCGTCAGGTCACGGTCGATGCACCGGCCGCGCCCCAGGCGCCGGCGATGCCACCGGTGCAGGTCGAGCCGGTGACGGTGCCTGAGCCCCAGGCGCTGCCCCAGGAACCCGTTCCAAGCGATGAAGAACTGGCCGCGCAACCCGCGCCTGCGATGCCGATCACGCCCGCTCCAGCGGCTCCAGCGGCGCCGACCGCTGCACCGACTACATCGAGCAAGCCGTCTGTCGCAGCAGCGCCTGCGCCTGCTGCTCCGGCAGCCAAGCCGGCACCGAGCCAGCCGATCACCGCAGCGCCGACCAAGCCGGACACCACCCAAAGTCGCGTGGACGCCAACGGCCTGTCGGTCAGCTGGTCCGTGCAACTGGCCAGCCTGAGCAGTCGCGAGAGCGCCGAGAACCTGCAGAAATCCCTGCGCAGCCAGGGGTACAACGCCTATATCCGTTCCGCCGACGGCAAGAACCGGGTATTTGTCGGGCCGCTGATCGAGCGTGCCGAGGCCGATCGCCTGCGGGACTTGCTTGGCCGTCAGCAGAATCTCAAGGGGTTCGTGGTGCGTTTCCAGCCAGAGCGTGGTTGA
- a CDS encoding FimV/HubP family polar landmark protein, with product MVQVRKLVLAIAAASALSSGMAQALGLGELTLKSTPNQPLVAEIELLDVQQLSAAEVVPSLASPEDFAKAGIDRQAFLNDLTFTPVINANGKSVLRVTSSRPLSEPMVKFLVQVMWPNGRLLRDYSVLLDPSKFSPQAAEAARPKPPQVISTPVTGATKPSQYTTTPRDTLWEIAAKARNGGSIQQTMLAIQALNPNAFIDGNINLLKTGQVLRLPDPVQSTALPQPQAIAEVAAQNAAWRQGRQGRQGVAGTGQQQLDATRRGRGEDAPAQAAGRDKLSLVSAESAKAGAKGKGAAGDAQALSNKLAITQESLDSARRDNEELKSRMADLQSQLDKLQRLIELKNDQLAKMQAEGAAVPPAPGSTPAMSAQLTPPPPSAQAPATVPTPAPQATPQTPPEASPGSTSEATPAATSTEQKYNDLLTNPILLGLIGGGVVLLLLLLLLLARRRKAQQEAEKHLRMARALEEEADFSPELDLPPSSFEGIEVPPPSVKLEPKPVPAPAPKPAPVVAPVVVTPPIAAPLVAPAADRFDDVLPQAQAHIDRGRLNQAADLLEQGIKAEPQRSDLRLKLMEVYGQQGDRDAFVAQERQLVANGDNYAQVEQLKSRFPAMAVAAGAGLAAAAVAAELDAQYVKDLLEDTPPTDEELDSAFDLSLDDLEAAPAATPQPEPIPELDAFPTDDDLSFESVLKQQTEAAESLDDLSEFDLDLGADAPAPALADEDFLLDLDNDLKDLDVPAAETPALDDTPADDLELPADFDLSLADEMNAGEAPKDPFESELDDVNAELERLSDSLGQPSFTAEDALASADEEPDFDFLSGTDEVATKLDLAQAYIDMGDNDGARDILGEVLNEGDATQKSEAQEMLSRLA from the coding sequence ATGGTTCAAGTTCGCAAACTGGTGTTAGCAATAGCGGCCGCCTCGGCGCTGTCCTCCGGTATGGCGCAAGCGCTCGGGCTCGGGGAATTGACCCTGAAGTCGACGCCGAACCAGCCTCTGGTCGCCGAGATCGAGCTGCTCGATGTCCAGCAGCTGTCCGCTGCCGAAGTCGTACCGAGCCTGGCCTCGCCCGAAGACTTCGCCAAGGCCGGCATCGACCGCCAGGCTTTTCTCAACGACCTGACCTTCACCCCGGTGATCAACGCCAACGGCAAGAGCGTGCTGCGCGTGACCTCCAGCCGGCCGTTGTCCGAGCCGATGGTCAAGTTCCTGGTGCAGGTGATGTGGCCCAATGGGCGCCTGCTGCGCGACTACAGCGTCCTGCTCGACCCGTCCAAATTCTCGCCCCAGGCTGCCGAGGCGGCCCGACCGAAACCACCCCAGGTCATATCGACACCGGTGACCGGGGCTACCAAGCCATCCCAGTACACCACTACACCGCGCGATACCCTGTGGGAAATCGCCGCCAAGGCCCGTAACGGCGGCTCGATCCAGCAGACCATGCTGGCGATCCAGGCGCTGAACCCGAACGCATTCATCGATGGCAACATCAACCTGCTCAAGACCGGCCAGGTGCTGCGTCTGCCCGACCCTGTGCAAAGTACTGCCTTGCCGCAGCCCCAGGCCATCGCCGAAGTGGCGGCGCAGAATGCCGCCTGGCGCCAGGGCCGCCAAGGACGCCAGGGCGTGGCGGGTACTGGCCAGCAGCAACTGGACGCGACCCGGCGCGGCCGTGGCGAAGATGCGCCGGCCCAGGCTGCCGGTCGCGACAAGCTGAGCCTGGTGTCGGCCGAGTCCGCCAAGGCCGGGGCCAAGGGCAAGGGCGCCGCCGGGGATGCCCAGGCGCTGAGCAACAAACTCGCGATCACCCAGGAAAGCCTCGATTCGGCTCGCCGTGATAACGAAGAATTGAAAAGCCGCATGGCGGATCTGCAAAGCCAGTTGGACAAGCTGCAGCGCCTGATCGAACTGAAGAACGACCAGTTGGCCAAGATGCAGGCCGAAGGCGCCGCTGTGCCACCGGCTCCGGGATCGACCCCGGCGATGTCGGCGCAACTGACTCCGCCGCCGCCCTCGGCGCAAGCACCAGCCACTGTGCCCACACCCGCACCCCAGGCCACGCCGCAAACGCCTCCTGAAGCCTCGCCTGGAAGTACGTCGGAAGCGACGCCAGCGGCGACGTCGACCGAGCAGAAATACAACGACCTGCTGACCAACCCGATCCTGCTGGGGTTGATCGGTGGCGGCGTGGTGCTCCTGCTTTTGCTGCTGTTGCTGCTTGCCCGTCGTCGCAAGGCGCAACAGGAAGCCGAGAAACATTTGCGCATGGCCCGAGCCCTCGAGGAGGAGGCCGACTTCTCCCCGGAGCTCGATCTGCCCCCGAGCAGCTTCGAGGGCATTGAAGTTCCACCACCGAGCGTCAAACTCGAACCCAAGCCAGTACCTGCCCCGGCGCCCAAGCCGGCTCCGGTGGTCGCGCCTGTCGTGGTCACGCCGCCGATCGCCGCGCCACTGGTGGCTCCGGCCGCCGATCGTTTCGACGACGTTCTGCCACAGGCCCAGGCTCATATCGATCGTGGTCGCCTGAACCAGGCGGCCGACCTGCTCGAACAAGGCATCAAGGCCGAACCGCAACGCAGCGATCTGCGCCTGAAGCTGATGGAAGTCTATGGCCAGCAGGGCGACCGTGACGCGTTCGTCGCCCAGGAGCGCCAGTTGGTGGCCAATGGCGATAACTACGCCCAGGTCGAGCAGCTCAAGAGCCGCTTCCCGGCCATGGCGGTCGCCGCCGGTGCCGGCCTGGCCGCCGCCGCAGTGGCTGCGGAACTGGACGCGCAGTACGTCAAGGATCTGCTGGAAGACACGCCGCCCACCGACGAGGAGCTCGACAGCGCCTTCGACCTGAGCCTGGATGATCTTGAAGCCGCACCGGCGGCCACGCCGCAGCCCGAGCCGATTCCGGAGCTGGATGCATTCCCGACCGACGACGACCTGAGTTTCGAGTCGGTGCTCAAACAGCAGACCGAAGCCGCCGAAAGCCTGGACGACCTGTCGGAGTTCGACCTGGACCTGGGCGCCGATGCCCCGGCGCCAGCCTTGGCCGACGAAGATTTCCTGCTGGACCTGGACAATGATCTCAAGGACCTGGACGTGCCGGCAGCCGAGACGCCGGCCCTGGACGATACCCCGGCCGACGACCTGGAGTTGCCGGCGGATTTCGATCTGTCCCTGGCCGACGAAATGAATGCCGGCGAGGCGCCCAAGGATCCCTTCGAGTCCGAACTGGACGATGTCAACGCGGAGCTGGAACGTCTGTCCGACAGCCTGGGCCAGCCATCCTTCACGGCTGAAGACGCCCTGGCCAGCGCCGACGAGGAGCCGGACTTCGACTTCCTCAGCGGTACCGATGAAGTCGCCACCAAGCTCGACCTGGCCCAGGCCTACATCGATATGGGCGACAACGACGGCGCCCGGGACATCCTCGGTGAAGTCCTCAATGAAGGCGATGCCACCCAGAAGAGCGAAGCGCAGGAAATGTTGTCGCGCTTGGCGTGA
- the asd gene encoding aspartate-semialdehyde dehydrogenase: MKRVGLIGWRGMVGSVLMQRMLEEQDFDLIEPVFFTTSNVGGQGPSVGKDTGALKDAYSIEELKTLDVILTCQGGDYTSEVFPKLREAGWQGYWIDAASSLRMQDDAVIILDPVNRKVIDQQLDAGTKNYIGGNCTVSLMLMGLGGLFEAGLVEWMSAMTYQAASGAGAQNMRELIKQMGATHAAVADDLANPASAILDIDRKVAEAMRSDAYPTENFGVPLAGSLIPWIDKELPNGQSREEWKAQAETNKILGRFKSPIPVDGICVRIGAMRCHSQALTIKLNKDVPIADIEGLISQHNPWVKLVPNNREASMQELSPTKVTGTLNVPVGRLRKLNMGSQFVGAFTVGDQLLWGAAEPLRRMLRILLER; encoded by the coding sequence ATGAAACGTGTAGGTCTGATCGGTTGGCGCGGCATGGTCGGTTCCGTGCTCATGCAGCGAATGCTGGAAGAGCAGGATTTCGATCTCATCGAACCGGTGTTTTTCACCACCTCCAATGTCGGTGGCCAAGGCCCGTCCGTGGGCAAGGATACCGGTGCGCTCAAGGATGCCTACAGCATTGAGGAGCTCAAGACCCTCGACGTGATCCTGACGTGTCAGGGCGGCGACTACACCAGCGAAGTCTTCCCCAAGCTGCGCGAAGCCGGCTGGCAGGGCTACTGGATCGACGCCGCTTCGAGCCTGCGCATGCAGGACGATGCCGTCATCATCCTCGACCCGGTGAACCGCAAGGTCATCGACCAGCAACTGGACGCGGGCACCAAGAACTACATCGGCGGCAACTGCACCGTCAGCCTGATGCTGATGGGCCTGGGCGGCCTGTTCGAAGCCGGCCTGGTGGAGTGGATGAGCGCCATGACCTACCAGGCGGCCTCCGGTGCCGGCGCGCAGAACATGCGCGAGCTGATCAAGCAGATGGGCGCGACCCACGCCGCCGTCGCCGATGACCTGGCCAACCCGGCCAGCGCCATCCTCGACATCGACCGCAAGGTTGCCGAGGCGATGCGCAGCGACGCGTACCCGACCGAAAACTTTGGCGTGCCGCTGGCCGGCAGCCTGATCCCGTGGATCGACAAGGAACTGCCTAACGGCCAGAGCCGCGAAGAGTGGAAGGCCCAGGCTGAAACCAACAAGATCCTGGGGCGCTTCAAGAGCCCGATCCCGGTGGACGGCATCTGCGTGCGCATCGGTGCCATGCGTTGCCACAGCCAGGCGCTGACCATCAAGCTGAACAAGGACGTGCCGATCGCCGACATCGAAGGGCTGATCAGCCAGCACAACCCTTGGGTGAAGCTGGTGCCGAACAACCGCGAAGCCAGCATGCAGGAGCTGAGCCCGACCAAGGTCACCGGCACCCTGAACGTGCCGGTGGGCCGTTTGCGCAAGCTGAACATGGGCTCGCAGTTCGTCGGCGCCTTCACGGTCGGCGACCAGTTGCTCTGGGGCGCGGCCGAGCCGCTGCGCCGCATGCTGCGGATCCTGCTCGAACGTTGA
- a CDS encoding phosphoribosylanthranilate isomerase translates to MSAVRSKICGITRVEDALAAVEAGADAIGLVFYARSPRAVTVQQARAIIRALPPFVTPVGLFVNASRCELGEILDAVPLALLQFHGDETPEDCEGWNLPYIKALRVKAGDDIAAGCEAFAGASGILLDTYVEGVPGGTGEAFDWSLVPRGLSKPIILAGGLTAENVAEAIRQVRPYAVDVSGGVEQAKGIKDPARIRAFMAAVHSSQSPM, encoded by the coding sequence ATGTCAGCCGTTCGCAGCAAGATTTGCGGGATTACCCGGGTCGAGGACGCGCTGGCGGCGGTCGAGGCCGGCGCCGATGCCATCGGGCTGGTGTTCTACGCCAGGAGTCCCCGGGCGGTGACGGTGCAGCAGGCACGAGCGATCATCCGGGCCTTGCCCCCGTTCGTGACCCCTGTCGGCCTGTTCGTCAACGCCAGCCGTTGCGAACTGGGGGAGATCCTCGACGCGGTGCCGCTGGCGCTGTTGCAATTTCATGGCGACGAGACCCCCGAGGATTGCGAGGGCTGGAATCTTCCCTATATCAAGGCGCTGCGGGTCAAGGCCGGCGACGACATCGCGGCTGGGTGCGAGGCGTTTGCCGGGGCCAGCGGGATCCTGCTGGATACCTACGTGGAAGGCGTTCCCGGCGGTACCGGTGAGGCGTTCGACTGGTCCCTGGTGCCCCGGGGGCTGAGCAAGCCGATCATCCTGGCGGGGGGGCTGACGGCCGAGAACGTGGCCGAAGCCATTCGCCAGGTTCGCCCGTATGCGGTGGATGTGAGTGGCGGAGTGGAGCAGGCCAAGGGCATCAAGGACCCGGCCAGGATCCGGGCGTTCATGGCGGCTGTGCACAGCAGCCAGTCGCCAATGTGA
- the leuB gene encoding 3-isopropylmalate dehydrogenase, producing the protein MSKQILILPGDGIGPEIMAEAVKVLELANDKYGLGFELSHDVIGGAAIDKHGVPLADETLDRARAADAVLLGAVGGPKWDRIERDIRPERGLLKIRAQLGLFGNLRPAILYPQLADASSLKPEIVSGLDILIVRELTGGIYFGAPRGTRDLDNGERQAYDTLPYSESEIRRIARVGFDMARVRGRKLCSVDKANVLASSQLWREVVEQVAKDYPDVELSHMYVDNAAMQLVRAPKQFDVIVTDNMFGDILSDEASMLTGSIGMLPSASLDANNKGMYEPCHGSAPDIAGQGIANPLATILSVSMMLRYSFNLHDAAHAIEQAVSVVLDQGLRTGDIWSDGCTKVGTRQMGDAVVAALRNL; encoded by the coding sequence ATGAGCAAGCAGATTCTGATTCTCCCTGGTGATGGCATTGGCCCGGAAATCATGGCCGAAGCGGTCAAGGTCCTGGAGCTGGCGAACGACAAGTACGGCCTGGGCTTCGAGCTCAGCCACGACGTGATCGGCGGCGCTGCCATCGACAAGCACGGCGTGCCCCTGGCCGATGAGACCCTGGATCGTGCCCGTGCCGCCGATGCCGTGCTGCTGGGTGCCGTGGGCGGCCCGAAATGGGACAGGATCGAGCGCGATATCCGTCCGGAACGCGGCCTGCTGAAGATTCGTGCGCAACTGGGCCTGTTCGGCAACCTGCGTCCTGCGATTCTCTACCCGCAACTGGCCGATGCTTCGAGCCTGAAGCCGGAAATCGTCTCGGGCCTGGACATCCTCATCGTCCGTGAGCTGACCGGTGGTATCTACTTCGGCGCCCCGCGTGGCACCCGTGATCTGGATAATGGCGAGCGCCAGGCCTACGACACCTTGCCGTACAGCGAGAGTGAAATCCGCCGTATCGCCCGGGTCGGTTTCGACATGGCCCGGGTGCGTGGCAGGAAACTGTGTTCGGTGGACAAGGCCAACGTCCTGGCTTCCAGCCAACTGTGGCGCGAAGTGGTAGAGCAGGTGGCCAAGGATTATCCAGACGTCGAGCTGAGCCATATGTACGTGGATAACGCCGCCATGCAACTGGTGCGTGCGCCCAAGCAGTTCGATGTGATCGTCACCGACAATATGTTCGGTGACATCCTGTCCGACGAAGCGTCGATGCTCACCGGTTCCATCGGCATGCTGCCGTCGGCGTCCCTGGATGCCAACAACAAGGGCATGTACGAGCCATGCCACGGCTCGGCGCCGGACATCGCCGGGCAGGGCATCGCCAACCCGTTGGCGACCATCCTGTCGGTGTCGATGATGCTGCGCTACAGCTTCAACCTCCATGACGCGGCGCACGCGATCGAGCAGGCCGTCAGCGTGGTGTTGGACCAGGGCTTGCGCACCGGCGACATCTGGTCGGACGGTTGTACCAAAGTCGGTACCCGGCAAATGGGCGATGCAGTAGTCGCCGCGCTGCGGAATCTGTAA